ATCCGGGTCTTGGCCTTGGGAGCCACCTTCGCGTATGCCGTGCTGGGTATGTGCCAGAATATCAGCTCAGGAATCCTGCAGCGCTCCCAAAATTTTATCCCAGGGAATTATATTGATGCAGAGTAGGAATTCATTCAGGCTATCATCAACTTTCGACCTGCCATCTGGGTTAAGGAAGTGGGACTGGGTCTGGAACCACTTGAGCTGCGCGCCGGAGATGACTTCCGGGTAGGACCCGCCGCCGGAGTCGAGGAAGTACATGAGCAGAGCCgggtcatcttcttcttcctcctcgcgcgagagCACCTGCAGCACGTAGTTGGACACGCCGGGCCACAGCTCCTCGGGGCCGCTCGACGAGTGCGACAGCCCTTCGTTGGCGATGTCAGCCGCCATCAGCTCGATCCGCGGCGTGCCGCGGAAGCTGCAGCACTCTGAAACCGACGCCGGCGGGCATGGGCAGCGCAGCGGCGGGACGCCGGCGGGGGAGAACCACTCGGGCGGCCACTCGAAGGGCATGTCGTCGTGGTTGCCGAAGACGGTGGCCCATGGGATCCCCCTGCGCCTGGCGGCGGACAGCGCCCTGTCCCAGTACAGGCTCGCGTTCCGGATCGGCACGTTGTTCGCCGTCACCAGGTCGCCCAGGTACACCACGAAATCTACCAGAAATTCGAAAAAATTCAAGAGATTTTTGCCCTAAAACGCTTGCGGCGCAGTGAAATCGGAAGGAGACGACAGATAGACAAGAGACAAGCAACCGGACCTGGCTTCTCGGCGTCGAGGACGGCGGCCATGACGCGGTCGGAGCCGGCGTCCTGGGCGGGGCCCCAGTCGGTCCAGGCGTTCTCGCCGTAATGCAGGTCCGCGAAGAGCGCCGCCTTGAACCGGCCGCACGGCGGGaaccgcagcggcagcggccgccggtGGTGCTCTGCCGGCCCCGAGGCTCCCCCCAGGGCCAGCGCAAGGAGGAGGGCCCCGGCTGCCGCCGCGAGGAGGTGCTGCCAGCGCCGCCGCATCCGGTGCGTGCGTTCTCGGTGGCGATCTATCGAGCTGGGGAGATTGTCAAGtgtggcggtggcagctggTCTTACTTTAATCCGAAGTCTTGGGGATTGGGGAAAAGTTTCAACTTCCAAGAAGAAAAGcagattcttcttcttggtgcCATGAAATGCAGCTGCTCCTGCGTCACAATCACAGACCAGGACAGACGTGGCACTTCTTCATCTCCTGCCTCTCATCGGGCCGCCGCTGAAGACGTATCGTTGGACGTTGGTAATGTTAGATTAGGGAAAAAGGAATGCACAAGATTATACTACTCCTACTCAGGTTTTTATTAGACAGAGACACTTGTTGAGGTTTATCAGCCAGGGGCTGGAATATGCGGATGGATTGTTGTCGTAGGCAGAGAATATGCTCGTGATGCTGGTTGCAACCTCCGCGCCGCGGAGCTTAAAATGCATGGTCGTTAATTAGTTTCCTTAACCTCATTCACTGCATAAATGCCTGGCTAGAATGTTAGTGACTCCGGACCAACTAAATACTCCATCTGTCTCAAATGCAAGATGCAGTACTAAATTTTTTATTGAttgtcaaaaaatatattacatTTTGACCAACCTTATATAACATAAAATTAACAACATCCACACTTGTTTTATTGGAGAACTCTTTGAAGCCACACAAGAAAAGGACGGTCACTAAATTCTCCTTGCCTATTTGGCTGAACTGAACCTAACTGCACGAAGGAGACTCTGGTGCAACGTACGGCAAAAACCAACAGCTTTGGAATTTGCGATACGAAAAGGGCCCCTGCACACCACGCCCCGGTACGCAGAAGCTGACGTTGTGCCCTCTACCAggcagcctttttttttttgagcggtcTACCAGGCAGCCTATGATGCGCGTCGGGAACGCGAGCCCGGTCGGTGTTTTGATCCAGGACGATGGTGACTGGGCCTGGGCTGAGATGCACTTTCCTGGTCCAGGTTTTACTGGGCTTGGGTACGTACTGGGGCGTATGAAGGCTCGTGGATGTGTTCCAGCCACACGCGGTGCGGATGGCGCTGAGAGCCCGGCGCCGCTCGTCGTAGCGCGACACCTCAAACGTGCCCGAATACAGAGGCCGGCGGTCATTGACGGGCCTGCTCGCCATCAAGAGACCGTCCtcccgggccgccgccgactcaaCGAGCACGGCCCATACTCGTACCAAAAGTTAACCCCGACCAAATTTGGACTTGCGTGTCCCCGACGAAATCGATGACCGAATCCCCTCCCGATCAGATTACGGGTCTGTTAATTTGATCGAAGCTAAACATAGCTACTCATTATAATGTTCAGGTTACTTATCATACCGTGCATACTCATTCCCCAATTAACACCGCGGTGTCTCTAATTCTCAATAGATATCATATCGCAGCTCCCACAAAACCCCATGCAAAAACATGTTCCCTCAAACACCAGCAACTTATCAGAAGTTGTTCAAACTTTAGTACTTGACCATTCAAAATTTGTCTACTCCAACAAATGTACTCACAGAACTAAGAAACCTCTGAGCTAACCTCTAAC
The Brachypodium distachyon strain Bd21 chromosome 2, Brachypodium_distachyon_v3.0, whole genome shotgun sequence genome window above contains:
- the LOC104582957 gene encoding probable inactive purple acid phosphatase 16, which encodes MRRRWQHLLAAAAGALLLALALGGASGPAEHHRRPLPLRFPPCGRFKAALFADLHYGENAWTDWGPAQDAGSDRVMAAVLDAEKPDFVVYLGDLVTANNVPIRNASLYWDRALSAARRRGIPWATVFGNHDDMPFEWPPEWFSPAGVPPLRCPCPPASVSECCSFRGTPRIELMAADIANEGLSHSSSGPEELWPGVSNYVLQVLSREEEEEDDPALLMYFLDSGGGSYPEVISGAQLKWFQTQSHFLNPDGRIPELIFWHIPSTAYAKVAPKAKTRIRKPCVGSINKEDVSPQEAEWGMMDAVAKRPSVKAIFVGHNHGLDWCCPYEELWLCFARHTGHGGYGDWPRGARIVEITEKPFSVVSWIRMEDGTTHSRVTLSS